One segment of Erigeron canadensis isolate Cc75 chromosome 2, C_canadensis_v1, whole genome shotgun sequence DNA contains the following:
- the LOC122587079 gene encoding inactive protein kinase SELMODRAFT_444075-like, whose protein sequence is MSKELSVERQEKGSSDDVEMVVVVVKASREIPKTALVWALTHVVQPGHCVTLIVVIPSLISGRKLWGLTRFTGDCISRHWKSYLGKTDIADSCSQMILQLHNMYDPDKINVKIKTVSGSPYGAVAAEAKQIQATWVVLDKKLKHEQKKCMEELQCNIVTMKKSRPKIIRLNLARSPKTGSEVLDNQLALMAKQSSEKLQKNKSSSICSAPRLTTPVSSPEALTATEAGTSSVSSSDPGTSPFFMPITRNSVKDESLARKENIDFNELSSDSESERLSSSFSSLRFQPWMADILTSNCQSSQLDRDTEYGMPSQRTDIDFRGDLRDAISLPRNTPSGRNTPSGPPPLCSICQHKAPIFGKPPRWFTYAELEIATRGFSQDNFLAEGGFGSVHRGVLPDGQAVAVKQHKLASSQGDNEFCSEVEVLSCAQHRNVVMLIGFCMEDRRRLLVYEYVCNGSLDSHLYGRDQDPLEWSARQKIALGAARGLRYLHEECRVGCIVHRDMRPNNILITHDFVPLVGDFGLARWQPDGDTEEETKVIGTFGYLAPEYAQSGQITEKADVYSFGVVLVELITGRKAVDLKRPKGQQCLAEWARPLLEEGTINELIDPRLGNCYSAHEVYCMMQAAALCIKRDPHLRPRMSKVLRMLEGDMMKGSSHVSTPGYDVGNRSGRLLMDQHRYITGRLNGTLKGLSDKLSLNQTRDCYWESDKARIIGQDSYRY, encoded by the exons ATGAGCAAGGAACTAAGCGTCGAGAGGCAGGAGAAGGGGTCGTCGGATGATGTTGAGATGgtcgttgttgttgttaaagCATCTAGAGAAATTCCAAAGACTGCTTTGGTTTGGGCTTTGACTCATGTGGTTCAGCCAGGCCATTGTGTTACATTGATTGTTGTTATCCCTTCACTCATTTCTG GTAGAAAATTATGGGGTCTTACAAGATTTACTGGAGATTGCATTAGTCGCCATTGGAAGTCTTATTTAGGGAAAACTGATATTGCGGATTCCTGCTCTCAGATGATCCTTCAGCTGCATAACATGTATGATCCTGATAAG ATAAATGTGAAGATAAAAACGGTATCTGGATCACCATATGGAGCAGTGGCTGCAGAGGCCAAGCAAATTCAAGCTACTTGGGTGGTATTGGACAA GAAGCTGaaacatgaacaaaaaaaatgtatggaAGAGTTGCAATGCAACATTGTGACAATGAAGAAGTCACGACCAAAAATTATTCGTCTTAATTTAGCTAGATCCCCTAAGACAGGATCCGAAGTACTAGACAATCAGTTGGCTCTCATGGCAAAGCAATCATCTGAAAAGCTACAAAAAAATAAGAGTTCAAGTATATGTTCTGCTCCACGACTCACAACTCCAGTTAGTAGCCCTGAGGCTTTAACGGCAACTGAAGCAGGCACTTCATCAGTTTCAAGTTCTGATCCTGGAACCTCACCATTTTTTATGCCTATAACCCGTAATTCTGTAAAAGATGAATCATTAGCCCGCAAGGAGAATATAGATTTCAATGAGTTGAGTTCAGACTCTGAAAGTGAACGCCTTTCGTCATCCTTCTCTAGCTTAAGGTTTCAACCATGGATGGCTGATATTTTAACTTCAAACTGTCAATCGTCTCAACTTGACAGAGATACCGAATATGGGATGCCAAGTCAAAGAACAGACATAGACTTTAGGGGTGATCTTAGAGATGCAATATCTTTGCCACGAAACACACCTTCAGGCAGAAATACCCCTTCAGGCCCACCTCCATTGTGCTCGATATGTCAGCACAAGGCACCTATATTTGGAAAGCCACCCAGATGGTTTACCTATGCAGAACTAGAAATTGCTACTAGAGGTTTTTCTCAAGATAATTTCTTGGCTGAAGGGGGCTTTGGGTCTGTACACAGAGGGGTACTTCCAGATGGACAAGCGGTTGCTGTTAAGCAACACAAACTAGCAAGTTCTCAAGGGGATAACGAATTCTGCTCAGAAGTCGAAGTACTGAGCTGTGCACAGCATCGCAATGTTGTTATGTTGATTGGATTCTGTATGGAGGACCGAAGGAGGCTGCTAGTCTATGAGTATGTATGCAATGGCTCACTGGATTCTCATCTTTATG GACGTGATCAAGATCCATTAGAGTGGTCAGCACGCCAAAAGATTGCTCTTGGAGCTGCTCGCGGCTTGAGATATCTTCATGAAGAATGCAGAGTAGGTTGTATTGTGCATCGTGATATGCGGCCAAATAACATTTTAATAACCCATGATTTCGTACCTCTG GTTGGAGACTTTGGGCTAGCAAGATGGCAGCCTGATGGAGATACAGAAGAAGAAACAAAAGTAATTGGAACATTTGG ATACCTAGCTCCAGAGTATGCACAGAGTGGGCAGATCACTGAAAAAGCTGATGTATATTCATTTGGGGTAGTATTGGTGGAACTTATTACAGGAAGAAAAGCGGTTGATCTTAAGCGTCCCAAGGGCCAACAATGTCTTGCGGAATGG GCACGGCCGTTATTAGAAGAAGGTACAATTAATGAGTTAATCGACCCTCGCCTTGGAAACTGTTATTCAGCTCATGAGGTTTATTGCATGATGCAAGCTGCTGCTCTGTGCATTAAAAGGGATCCTCATTTACGACCTCGCATGTCCAAG GTATTACGGATGCTAGAGGGCGACATGATGAAGGGATCCAGTCATGTGTCAACACCTGGTTATGATGTCGGCAACCGAAGTGGTAGGCTTTTGATGGATCAACATAGATACATAACGGGCCGACTGAATGGAACATTAAAAGGATTAAGTGACAAGCTCTCACTTAACCAGACAAGAGATTGCTACTGGGAAAGTGATAAGGCAAGAATAATAGGTCAAGACTCATATCGATATTAG
- the LOC122587080 gene encoding PRA1 family protein F3-like — MTTYGTIPTSSSQGKNIEYLSRAKARIKSGLGTRRPWKQMFNLSSVNFPHGVSDAFARVKTNLGYFRMNYAVIMLSILFLSLLWHPISLIVFVIMMAVWLFLYFLRDEALMVFHRTIDDRTVLVVLSILTIVLLLLTGATWNIVSSVLIGLAVVLVHAVVRTTDDLSLDDDAGEYLVSSSSV, encoded by the coding sequence ATGACGACTTACGGCACAATCCCAACGTCATCATCACAAGGTAAAAACATCGAATATCTATCACGAGCAAAAGCACGTATTAAATCAGGTTTAGGCACGCGCCGTCCTTGGAAACAAATGTTCAACCTCTCTTCAGTTAATTTCCCTCACGGCGTTTCCGACGCCTTTGCGCGTGTTAAAACTAACCTCGGTTACTTTCGTATGAACTACGCTGTGATTATGCTGTCAATTTTATTTCTGAGTTTATTGTGGCATCCGATTTCCTTAATTGTGTTTGTTATCATGATGGCTGTCTGGTTGTTCCTTTACTTTCTTCGAGATGAAGCGCTTATGGTTTTCCACCGTACGATCGATGATCGGACGGTGCTGGTCGTTTTGTCTATTCTTACTATTGTTTTGCTTCTGTTGACCGGTGCTACATGGAATATCGTTTCGTCGGTTTTGATCGGATTGGCGGTTGTGCTTGTTCATGCTGTTGTGAGGACTACTGATGACTTGTCGTTAGACGACGATGCCGGTGAATATCTCGTTTCTTCTTCTTCGGTTTAA
- the LOC122588558 gene encoding uncharacterized protein LOC122588558: MATHQSSSPPTPPPPPLQPDSLGRRYSKFILPLLAVNISIGAYLYMKTNKEKTEEEGPAAAVTSTPTSTAITTAVTSTPPPAIQEPVKPIPIDQQRELFKWILEEKRKVKTKDPQEKKKIDEEKALLKQFIRAKSIPSL; encoded by the exons ATGGCTACTCATCAATCTTCTTCTCCGcccacgccaccaccaccgccactacagCCGGATTCACTGGGACGCCGCTACAGCAAATTCATCTTGCCTCTTCTCGCCGTCAATATTTCCATCGGAG CATACCTttacatgaaaacaaacaaggaGAAGACAGAGGAAGAAGGGCCTGCAGCTGCAGTTACATCTACTCCTACATCCACTGCCATCACAACTGCAGTTACATCAACACCGCCTCCTGCCATCCAAGAGCCAGTGAAACCAATCCCCATTGATCAGCAGAGGGAGCTCTTTAAGTGGATATTGGAGGAGAAAAGAAAAGTGAAGACAAAAGATCCccaagagaaaaagaaaattgatgaaGAAAAAGCCTTACTCAAACAATTCATCCGGGCAAAGTCCATTCCTTCTTTGTAA
- the LOC122589429 gene encoding xyloglucan endotransglucosylase/hydrolase protein 24-like, producing MQGISYSSSKQCVIALVVAASLVAATLADNFYNDVDITFGNQNVKILNGGQDLTLSLDQYTGSGFRTKHQYLFGRFDMQLKLIPGDSVDTVTTFYLQAQGDQHDEIDFEFLGSSLNKPYMLSTNIFTQGKGDREQQFHLWFDPTAAFHTYTIIWNSHRIILFVDNIPIRVFHNYEAYGIQYPKNQPMWVYASLWNNSDWASQGSRETIDWSKAPFTASYRNLIVNGNIAVANNPRFTNSANDNNQTWINLGLDAAGRKLLRWVQKEYLVYNYCDDYKRFPNGLPKECKKSRFL from the exons ATGCAAGGAATTAGCTATTCAAGCTCTAAACAATGTGTAATTGCTCTAGTCGTGGCCGCAAGTCTAGTAGCCGCGACTTTGGCAGACAACTTCTATAATGACGTGGACATCACTTTTGGCAACCAAAATGTTAAGATACTCAACGGTGGTCAAGACCTCACGCTTTCACTTGATCAATATACAGGGTCCGGTTTCCGGACCAAGCATCAATACCTCTTTGGAAGGTTTGATATGCAACTTAAGCTAATCCCCGGTGATTCTGTTGACACGGTCACTACCTTTTAT TTACAAGCACAAGGCGATCAACATGATGAGATTGACTTTGAGTTCTTGGGTAGCTCATTAAACAAGCCTTATATGCTAAGCACAAATATATTTACACAAGGAAAAGGGGATAGAGAGCAACAATTTCACCTTTGGTTCGACCCTACTGCGGCCTTCCATACTTACACTATTATATGGAACTCTCATCGAATCAT ATTATTCGTAGACAATATTCCCATAAGGGTGTTCCACAACTATGAAGCTTATGGAATCCAATATCCTAAGAACCAACCGATGTGGGTGTATGCAAGCCTATGGAACAATAGTGATTGGGCAAGCCAAGGTAGTCGTGAGACAATTGATTGGTCAAAAGCACCTTTCACAGCTTCTTACAGGAACTTGATTGTAAACGGCAACATTGCAGTTGCTAATAATCCTAGGTTCACAAACTCAGCAAATGACAACAACCAGACATGGATTAATCTAGGACTTGATGCTGCAGGGAGAAAATTGCTTCGATGGGTGCAAAAAGAATACTTAGTCTATAACTACTGTGACGACTACAAACGCTTTCCCAATGGTCTTCCAAAAGAGTGCAAGAAATCCAGATTTCTCTAA